The following are encoded in a window of Meiothermus sp. CFH 77666 genomic DNA:
- a CDS encoding sensor domain-containing diguanylate cyclase has translation MSTPAPPLEPETLNWLNQLPEAVVWLDEKGQVGWCNPVATTLIPDPNPLDKRLENWFQPVARESRMHEPMNAGWWQNNPQRGLVGMAGKRWRWFQVSLAPYKNGQLCILSEVTREYNQALAYHSSLEVLASLLTQEEKLEELLMRVLQTAVEVVPGAEAGSLTLLENGEFRFVAQIGFAEELTQHALSYNHELAWYGLGEEAWLLGKPRLLVSPHIQERTRKHISHELDMFNQVGKLEELKATVTVPIVLQGRVMGTLNLDSLTSTEAFPPESLTIAQTFALQAATVLYGLLTRRNLSELALSDALTGLGNRHALEENFPKVRAQAERLDMPLTLIYWDMDGLKRINDQYGHAAGDQALKILATALKSVFRQEDQVFRIGGDEFVSLHLGLPLSEVPEMVRRVRSAIHVEVSAGAVDIPPLQDLQAALAQADQAMYKDKRRVRSSLEL, from the coding sequence ATGAGCACCCCTGCCCCTCCCCTCGAGCCAGAAACCCTAAACTGGCTGAACCAGCTTCCAGAGGCCGTGGTGTGGCTGGACGAAAAAGGGCAGGTTGGTTGGTGCAACCCCGTGGCCACCACCCTCATCCCAGACCCCAATCCCTTGGATAAGCGGCTGGAAAACTGGTTTCAACCTGTAGCACGTGAATCGCGAATGCACGAGCCGATGAATGCCGGTTGGTGGCAGAACAACCCTCAAAGAGGATTAGTGGGCATGGCCGGCAAGCGGTGGCGTTGGTTCCAGGTCAGCCTGGCCCCTTACAAAAACGGCCAACTGTGCATCCTGAGCGAGGTGACCCGCGAGTACAACCAGGCCCTGGCCTATCACTCCTCCCTCGAGGTGCTTGCCAGCCTGCTCACCCAGGAAGAAAAACTCGAGGAGCTCCTCATGCGGGTGCTGCAAACAGCCGTCGAGGTGGTTCCGGGGGCCGAGGCCGGAAGCCTGACCCTGCTGGAAAACGGCGAGTTCCGATTTGTAGCCCAGATTGGCTTTGCCGAGGAGTTGACCCAGCATGCCCTGTCTTACAACCACGAACTGGCCTGGTACGGGCTGGGAGAGGAAGCCTGGTTGCTGGGCAAACCCCGCTTGCTGGTATCGCCTCACATTCAAGAACGAACCCGAAAGCACATCTCCCACGAGCTCGATATGTTCAATCAGGTGGGCAAGCTCGAGGAGCTAAAGGCCACCGTGACCGTTCCGATTGTGCTGCAAGGCCGGGTGATGGGCACCCTCAACCTCGATTCGCTCACCTCGACCGAGGCCTTTCCTCCCGAGAGCCTGACCATTGCCCAGACCTTTGCCCTACAGGCCGCTACGGTGCTGTACGGCCTGCTTACCCGCCGGAATCTGTCCGAGCTGGCCCTGAGCGATGCCCTTACGGGGCTGGGTAACCGGCACGCCCTGGAAGAGAATTTCCCCAAAGTTCGAGCCCAGGCCGAACGTCTGGACATGCCCCTGACGCTCATTTACTGGGACATGGATGGCCTCAAACGGATCAACGACCAGTACGGTCATGCCGCAGGCGATCAGGCGCTCAAAATTCTGGCAACCGCCCTCAAGAGCGTCTTCCGCCAGGAGGATCAGGTCTTTCGCATCGGGGGTGACGAGTTTGTAAGCCTGCACCTGGGGTTGCCGCTTTCCGAAGTGCCCGAGATGGTGCGCCGGGTGCGCTCGGCCATCCACGTCGAGGTGAGCGCAGGAGCCGTGGACATCCCTCCCCTCCAGGATTTACAGGCCGCTCTTGCGCAGGCCGATCAGGCCATGTACAAAGACAAGCGCCGGGTTCGCAGCTCACTCGAGCTTTAG
- a CDS encoding MarC family protein, with product MVEFALKAFLTLFVLIDPIGLIPLFLALVGTRSYQEQKRIALRSTLVAGLLVLAFALLGGVILRYLGISLEALKVAGGLLLFKIALDMINAQLERETDEEHAESQARADISVFPLAIPLIAGPGTLAGVLILAGSAPQGIVGFALVLAMAAAVLFLTYWSLRAALKFSSSLGRTGINVITRVLGILLAALAVQYVADGVRVLLKLE from the coding sequence ATGGTCGAGTTTGCTCTCAAGGCCTTTCTGACCCTGTTTGTGCTGATTGACCCCATCGGCCTGATTCCGCTATTCCTGGCCCTGGTGGGCACCCGCAGCTATCAGGAGCAAAAGCGCATTGCGCTCAGGTCAACCCTGGTGGCGGGCCTGCTGGTTCTGGCCTTTGCCTTGCTGGGGGGGGTGATTTTGCGTTATCTGGGCATCAGCCTGGAGGCGCTGAAGGTGGCGGGGGGTTTGCTTTTGTTTAAGATTGCGCTGGATATGATCAACGCCCAGCTCGAGCGCGAGACCGACGAGGAACATGCCGAGTCGCAGGCCCGGGCCGATATCTCGGTATTTCCCCTGGCTATTCCGCTGATTGCCGGGCCGGGCACCCTGGCGGGGGTGCTGATTCTGGCCGGGTCGGCCCCCCAGGGGATTGTGGGTTTCGCGCTGGTTCTGGCGATGGCGGCAGCGGTTTTGTTCCTGACCTACTGGTCGCTCAGGGCCGCCCTGAAGTTCTCGAGTTCGCTGGGTCGCACCGGCATCAATGTGATTACCCGGGTGCTGGGCATACTGCTGGCAGCCCTGGCGGTACAGTACGTGGCCGATGGGGTGCGGGTTTTGCTAAAGCTCGAGTGA
- the argR gene encoding arginine repressor, producing MASKEQRHRAIQEIISRESISTQAELVDRLRKLNYDVTQATVSRDINEMRLVRVPLGRGKHKYALAQLDLAEDVMEELRRIFPTFVRDVDRGENVLVLKVSEGHASGIALLIDRLRRDDIVGTIAGEDSILVVGRTVQDAEALQEEFEGLLT from the coding sequence ATGGCAAGCAAGGAACAGCGTCACCGGGCTATTCAAGAAATTATCTCCCGAGAGAGCATATCGACCCAGGCCGAGTTGGTGGATCGGCTGCGTAAGCTAAACTATGACGTAACCCAGGCTACGGTGAGCCGCGACATCAACGAAATGCGCCTGGTACGGGTTCCGCTGGGGCGGGGAAAGCACAAATACGCCCTGGCCCAGCTCGACCTGGCGGAAGATGTAATGGAAGAACTCCGACGCATTTTTCCAACCTTTGTGCGGGATGTAGACCGGGGCGAGAATGTGCTGGTGCTCAAAGTGTCTGAAGGGCATGCTTCCGGCATCGCGCTGCTGATTGACCGGCTGCGCCGGGACGATATTGTGGGCACAATTGCAGGAGAGGATTCAATTCTGGTGGTGGGCCGCACGGTTCAGGATGCAGAGGCTCTGCAAGAGGAGTTCGAAGGGTTGCTAACCTGA
- the rpoZ gene encoding DNA-directed RNA polymerase subunit omega, which yields MAEPGIDTLLALTDSKYRLTVVTAKRAQQLLRYDFKNTVLNSDEIPRMRTLEGEKPDPNAVTWAMQELQTRRLQIGEGLITEDRLTKFLDQMYPREVIEPAD from the coding sequence ATGGCAGAACCCGGCATTGATACCCTTCTGGCCCTGACCGACTCCAAATACCGCCTGACCGTGGTGACGGCAAAGCGCGCCCAACAGTTGCTGCGCTACGACTTCAAAAACACCGTGCTGAACAGCGACGAGATACCCCGCATGCGCACGCTGGAGGGTGAAAAACCCGACCCCAATGCAGTCACCTGGGCCATGCAAGAACTCCAGACCCGGCGCCTTCAGATTGGCGAAGGCTTGATTACCGAGGATCGCCTGACCAAATTCCTCGATCAGATGTACCCCCGCGAAGTCATCGAGCCTGCTGATTGA
- the gmk gene encoding guanylate kinase — protein MPRGNLFVMTGASGVGKGTIRGRLLEYHRMYYSISMTTRPPRVGERNGVDYYFVSKAEFESKIAQNGFLEWAQYVDDYYGTPREPVEEALSKGQDVILEIEVQGALQVKQAMPEAILVFIIPPSLSELRRRLLVRGTDSLAKIHKRLKRAEEEIRMADQFKYVLVNDQLDKAVSDFAAIIQAERLLQPRMGEALARALSVDPVLERELDELERKRLEAGEQGK, from the coding sequence ATGCCGCGTGGGAATCTGTTTGTCATGACCGGGGCTTCGGGGGTGGGCAAAGGCACCATCCGGGGAAGGCTCCTGGAATACCACCGTATGTACTACTCGATCTCGATGACCACCCGGCCCCCCAGGGTGGGAGAACGCAATGGGGTGGACTACTACTTTGTCAGCAAAGCCGAGTTCGAAAGCAAAATTGCGCAAAACGGTTTCCTGGAATGGGCGCAATACGTAGACGACTACTACGGCACCCCCCGGGAGCCGGTGGAAGAAGCCCTAAGCAAAGGACAGGATGTGATCCTCGAGATAGAGGTACAGGGCGCTTTACAGGTCAAACAGGCCATGCCGGAAGCGATTCTGGTCTTCATCATTCCCCCCTCGCTGTCGGAGTTGCGCCGAAGGCTCCTGGTGCGTGGAACCGACAGTCTGGCCAAGATTCACAAGCGGCTCAAGCGGGCCGAAGAAGAGATTCGTATGGCCGACCAGTTCAAGTATGTACTGGTCAACGACCAGCTCGACAAAGCCGTCTCCGACTTTGCCGCCATCATTCAGGCCGAGCGGCTGCTACAACCGCGCATGGGCGAAGCACTGGCCCGCGCCCTCTCGGTAGACCCGGTTCTGGAACGCGAACTCGATGAACTCGAGCGCAAGCGGCTCGAGGCGGGCGAGCAGGGCAAGTAA
- a CDS encoding transposase, producing MHSDREHPLYYLDAETLLIATYVWVDDQLKALQAQGFRFPKKQKHQKATLAELLALAIFLLLQGQDLAKGFLSAKATLKAYFPSLPHLSRFYRVLQKAQGLLAHLAVRLSGGEGLLQVVDLKPLPLAQGHHIHSLDLPEAAVGVGPLGAFGGYVLMPVMNERGLFFRYALLPGNARETWGRELVADLPAVLGDRGFRWVQGVQTPPYRLRGGKVVETGWQDWMGRVRNWIETRFSVMVRSLGLHRVEARSYWGLVARVNLILLVHNLIRSRVLLKMAGVEL from the coding sequence ATGCACTCAGATCGCGAGCACCCCCTTTACTATCTTGACGCAGAAACCCTCCTGATCGCTACCTATGTCTGGGTAGATGACCAGCTCAAAGCCCTGCAGGCCCAAGGCTTCCGCTTCCCCAAGAAACAAAAGCACCAGAAGGCCACCCTGGCTGAACTCCTGGCCCTCGCCATCTTTCTCCTGCTACAAGGCCAGGATCTCGCCAAAGGCTTCCTCTCCGCTAAAGCCACCCTCAAGGCCTACTTCCCCTCCCTCCCCCACCTCTCCCGCTTCTACCGCGTACTGCAGAAGGCCCAGGGGCTGCTGGCCCACCTCGCAGTGCGTCTTTCCGGGGGAGAAGGCCTTCTCCAGGTGGTGGATCTGAAGCCCCTCCCCCTGGCCCAGGGTCACCACATCCATAGCCTGGATCTCCCTGAAGCCGCCGTGGGGGTGGGCCCTTTGGGAGCCTTCGGCGGGTACGTACTGATGCCGGTGATGAACGAGCGGGGTCTCTTCTTCCGCTATGCCCTCCTTCCTGGGAACGCCCGGGAGACCTGGGGGAGGGAGCTGGTAGCCGACCTGCCCGCGGTCTTGGGGGACCGGGGCTTCCGGTGGGTTCAGGGGGTTCAGACGCCTCCCTACCGGCTTAGGGGAGGGAAGGTGGTGGAGACGGGGTGGCAGGATTGGATGGGGAGGGTGCGCAACTGGATCGAGACCCGGTTCAGTGTAATGGTGCGGTCATTAGGGTTGCACAGGGTAGAAGCCCGCTCCTACTGGGGGCTGGTGGCTCGGGTCAACCTCATCCTTCTGGTGCACAACCTCATTCGCAGCCGGGTTCTCCTGAAGATGGCTGGGGTGGAGTTATGA
- a CDS encoding glycoside hydrolase family 13 protein, with amino-acid sequence MTPEWVKDAVFYQIFPDRFRMGAGPPASPAPVQSGFEAWDAPPTLRGFKGGNLWGVIEKLDYIKEQGFNALYFCPIFSSTANHRYHTSDYFQVDPMLGGNEALRKLVEEAHRRNMRVILDGVFNHCGRAHFAFQHVMENEAASPYREWFHIYKFPLNAYARHANYAAWWNNPELPKFNTANPECRAYLLSVAEYWFQYGIDGWRLDVPNEIDDDEFWREFRRRVKAKNPEAYIVGEIWDDASRWLQGDQFDAVMNYPLGRAILGFVGAEVLDKDLAAKSGLGRLESLGAMACHHRLEELFCRYDWEIVTAQMNIMTSHDTPRIFSLLRGQLERVQLAFAMLFTLPGAPTVYYGDEIGMAGGHDPDNRRGMIWDEARWQKPLMQTIQQMAALRQSLPVLRRGRYQYLYAQDAHLAFARTQGQSSVVVTINASPERWRINIPLHGLWPRGEQAIDLLSGKEGRCVGGYLEDGILEPFSLAVWQTLEQV; translated from the coding sequence ATGACACCAGAATGGGTCAAGGATGCCGTTTTTTATCAGATTTTTCCAGACCGTTTTCGCATGGGGGCCGGGCCCCCGGCCAGCCCAGCACCGGTACAAAGTGGCTTTGAAGCCTGGGACGCCCCCCCCACCTTGCGCGGCTTCAAGGGCGGCAACCTCTGGGGCGTGATCGAGAAGCTGGACTACATCAAGGAGCAGGGCTTCAACGCACTGTATTTCTGCCCCATTTTTAGCTCTACCGCCAACCACCGCTACCATACCAGCGACTACTTTCAGGTAGACCCCATGCTGGGCGGAAACGAAGCCTTGCGCAAGCTGGTCGAGGAAGCCCACCGGCGCAACATGCGGGTAATTCTGGATGGGGTCTTTAATCATTGCGGGCGGGCCCACTTTGCCTTTCAGCACGTGATGGAAAACGAGGCGGCCTCGCCCTACCGCGAGTGGTTTCACATCTACAAGTTTCCCCTGAACGCCTACGCCAGGCACGCCAACTACGCGGCCTGGTGGAACAACCCCGAGCTGCCCAAATTCAATACCGCTAACCCCGAGTGCCGGGCGTATTTGCTGTCCGTGGCGGAATACTGGTTTCAGTACGGCATTGACGGCTGGCGGCTGGACGTACCCAACGAGATTGACGACGACGAGTTCTGGCGCGAGTTCCGCCGGCGGGTCAAGGCAAAGAACCCTGAGGCCTACATTGTGGGCGAAATCTGGGACGATGCAAGCCGGTGGCTGCAGGGCGATCAGTTCGATGCGGTGATGAACTACCCGCTGGGACGGGCCATTCTGGGCTTTGTGGGGGCAGAGGTGCTGGACAAAGACCTGGCAGCCAAGAGTGGCCTGGGGCGGCTGGAAAGCCTGGGGGCCATGGCCTGCCACCACCGCCTCGAGGAGCTTTTTTGCCGCTACGACTGGGAGATCGTGACCGCCCAAATGAACATCATGACCTCGCACGACACCCCGCGTATTTTTAGCCTCCTGCGGGGGCAGCTCGAGCGGGTACAACTGGCCTTCGCCATGCTTTTTACCCTGCCCGGAGCGCCCACGGTTTACTATGGCGACGAGATCGGCATGGCCGGGGGCCACGACCCCGACAACCGCCGGGGCATGATCTGGGATGAGGCCCGCTGGCAAAAGCCCCTGATGCAAACCATTCAACAGATGGCGGCTCTGCGGCAGTCGCTGCCGGTCTTGCGCCGGGGCCGATACCAGTACCTTTATGCCCAGGATGCCCACCTGGCCTTTGCCCGCACTCAAGGGCAAAGCAGCGTGGTGGTGACCATAAACGCCTCGCCCGAACGCTGGCGAATCAACATTCCGCTGCACGGCCTCTGGCCCAGGGGAGAGCAGGCCATAGACCTGCTGTCGGGTAAGGAGGGTCGGTGTGTGGGAGGCTACCTCGAGGATGGCATTTTGGAGCCCTTTTCCCTGGCTGTCTGGCAGACTCTCGAGCAGGTTTGA
- a CDS encoding adenosylcobalamin-dependent ribonucleoside-diphosphate reductase: protein MNSFTPALFDDHAQAIAKRQYMQPGDGDVFGMFRRVATWVASPEKSEQDKAYWGEQFYQLMASKRFCPGGRVLAGAGTQHGNVLNCFVQGATDHDPSSFDGILEVATKLALVTKVGGGNGVNLDPYVSRKNAGPRGTVRGFAYISAEHADVEDFIKGMMRPPINPDGDKENITVRNWTRVVYGLLKPELAALARRNGVMTVREKPGDVLMVPDDMRGIIETAKAALSLAIKGQEPHVDFSSLRPEGAEIKGSGGTSSGPVSFLVEIYDNFLEWANLGAEKAGPVATLRYVYAPVLRVVRQGGTRRGAGMATLAIDHPDLLDFLTAKDLDREASEGDISTFNISILVSEAFWQVLQTDGLWAVEPSEVPGKYYPYPVQGPYNGVLPYLPERAQDGARPIPVYGGKVPAKWLWHEIAWHAWATGEPGLIFVDRVNELSALKNLGPRYQIRSTNPCGEIPLTVGEPCDLGAINLAAYVENGEFNYAAFRQDVHTAIRFLDNVLDVNVFALEDNRVASQSLRRLGLGVMGLADMLIKMGLPYSSEAGRRVVAQVMNVMREEAIAESERLGQERGVFPLYEQHRAAFEALGIRPRRNVAVLTVAPTGTTSMLMGVSSGIEPMFSPFMWRRIGGQYKALLHPLFVEMMEQFPAEGRFATAPKGERGSEEGRLVWDWDAIIEAIQANHGSVKGLEGIPSAISNVFEGAHDVPPLDHVRMQGVVQTAFDAEGYAANSLSKTINLPNQATVEDVEAAYTEAYMTGCKGITVYRDGSREYQVLSVSKEEKKTQNHSDETVAVQPALLDVPVSPAVEQVGQPTVRPIFERTGRLVGYTDMVKLTAADGTRRGFLVTVNMQGEHPVEVILTSGKAGDEANADSEALGRIISKALQYGVPVAELVKTLRGINGGLYGSYQGRFVTSKADLIAVALETTSKIQIAEGERKAAQMPLDDNMVPQAMQRAMTAPIQASKQHLNAPLQNIQPAKTHTGLGRCPECGDENLVREEGCMKCYSCGYSKCG, encoded by the coding sequence ATGAATAGCTTCACGCCAGCACTTTTTGATGATCACGCCCAGGCCATCGCCAAGCGCCAGTATATGCAACCTGGCGATGGGGACGTATTTGGAATGTTTCGCCGGGTGGCTACCTGGGTGGCTTCGCCCGAAAAATCTGAACAGGACAAAGCCTACTGGGGTGAGCAGTTTTACCAGTTGATGGCCTCCAAACGCTTCTGCCCTGGCGGGCGGGTGCTGGCCGGAGCGGGCACCCAGCACGGCAACGTACTCAACTGCTTTGTACAGGGAGCCACCGACCACGACCCCAGCAGCTTTGATGGGATTCTGGAAGTAGCGACCAAGCTGGCCCTGGTCACCAAGGTCGGAGGGGGCAACGGGGTCAACCTTGACCCCTATGTCTCGCGCAAGAATGCCGGCCCACGCGGAACCGTGCGCGGTTTCGCCTACATCTCTGCAGAGCACGCCGACGTAGAAGACTTTATCAAGGGCATGATGCGCCCTCCCATCAACCCCGATGGCGACAAGGAAAACATCACCGTGCGCAACTGGACGCGGGTGGTCTACGGCCTTTTGAAGCCCGAACTGGCTGCGCTGGCCCGTCGCAACGGGGTCATGACCGTGCGGGAAAAGCCCGGCGATGTGCTGATGGTACCGGATGATATGCGCGGCATTATCGAAACGGCTAAAGCCGCGCTGAGCCTGGCGATCAAAGGGCAGGAACCCCATGTGGACTTCAGCAGCCTGCGCCCTGAGGGAGCCGAAATCAAGGGCAGCGGGGGTACCAGCAGCGGCCCGGTCAGCTTCCTGGTGGAGATTTACGACAACTTTTTGGAGTGGGCCAACCTGGGGGCCGAGAAAGCGGGCCCCGTGGCCACCCTGCGCTACGTGTATGCGCCGGTGCTGCGGGTGGTAAGGCAGGGTGGCACCCGCCGGGGCGCTGGAATGGCCACGCTTGCTATTGACCACCCCGACCTGCTGGACTTCCTGACCGCCAAAGATCTCGACCGCGAGGCCAGTGAGGGTGATATTTCCACCTTCAACATTTCGATCCTGGTCTCCGAAGCCTTCTGGCAGGTATTGCAGACCGACGGACTGTGGGCGGTTGAACCCTCCGAGGTGCCGGGCAAATACTACCCCTACCCGGTGCAAGGCCCCTACAACGGGGTGTTGCCTTACTTACCCGAACGCGCCCAGGACGGCGCCCGCCCCATTCCGGTGTATGGCGGCAAGGTGCCGGCCAAGTGGCTCTGGCACGAAATTGCCTGGCACGCCTGGGCTACCGGCGAACCCGGTCTGATTTTCGTGGATCGCGTCAATGAGCTTTCGGCCCTCAAGAACCTGGGGCCCCGCTATCAGATTCGCTCTACCAACCCCTGCGGGGAAATCCCCCTCACGGTGGGCGAGCCCTGCGACCTGGGGGCGATTAACCTGGCGGCTTATGTAGAAAATGGCGAGTTCAACTATGCCGCTTTCCGCCAGGATGTTCACACCGCTATCCGCTTCCTGGACAACGTGCTGGACGTGAATGTGTTTGCCCTGGAAGACAACCGTGTTGCCAGCCAGAGTTTGCGCCGTCTGGGGCTTGGGGTAATGGGCCTGGCCGATATGCTCATCAAGATGGGCCTGCCCTATTCTTCGGAGGCGGGCCGCCGGGTGGTGGCCCAGGTGATGAACGTCATGCGCGAGGAAGCCATTGCCGAGTCGGAGCGGCTGGGTCAGGAGCGGGGCGTGTTTCCGCTCTACGAGCAGCACCGGGCGGCCTTCGAGGCGCTGGGCATCCGCCCCCGCCGCAACGTGGCGGTGCTGACAGTGGCCCCCACTGGCACCACCAGCATGTTGATGGGGGTTTCCAGCGGCATCGAGCCGATGTTCTCTCCCTTCATGTGGCGGCGTATTGGCGGGCAGTACAAGGCATTGCTACACCCCTTGTTTGTGGAGATGATGGAACAGTTCCCAGCCGAGGGGCGGTTTGCCACTGCCCCCAAAGGAGAGAGAGGGAGCGAGGAAGGTCGGCTGGTCTGGGATTGGGATGCCATTATCGAAGCTATTCAAGCCAACCACGGCAGCGTGAAGGGTTTGGAGGGCATTCCCAGCGCTATTAGCAATGTGTTTGAAGGGGCCCACGACGTGCCGCCGCTGGATCATGTGCGGATGCAAGGGGTAGTACAGACCGCCTTCGACGCCGAGGGCTACGCGGCCAACTCGCTTTCCAAAACCATCAACCTGCCCAACCAGGCCACCGTGGAGGATGTGGAGGCGGCCTACACCGAGGCGTACATGACCGGTTGCAAGGGCATTACAGTCTACCGCGATGGCAGCCGCGAATACCAGGTGCTCTCGGTGAGCAAGGAAGAAAAGAAAACCCAGAATCACAGCGATGAGACGGTGGCTGTACAGCCTGCCCTGTTAGACGTTCCTGTCAGCCCTGCGGTAGAGCAGGTAGGCCAGCCAACGGTTCGCCCCATCTTTGAGCGCACGGGCCGCCTGGTGGGATACACCGATATGGTCAAACTCACCGCTGCCGACGGCACCCGCCGTGGCTTCCTGGTGACGGTGAACATGCAAGGTGAACACCCGGTGGAGGTCATCCTGACCTCGGGCAAAGCAGGCGATGAGGCCAACGCCGACAGCGAGGCCCTGGGCCGCATCATCTCCAAGGCCCTGCAATACGGTGTACCGGTGGCCGAGCTGGTCAAGACCCTGCGGGGCATCAATGGCGGCCTGTACGGCAGCTACCAGGGCCGTTTTGTGACCAGCAAGGCCGACCTGATTGCAGTAGCCCTGGAAACCACCAGCAAAATCCAGATTGCCGAAGGCGAGCGCAAAGCCGCCCAGATGCCCCTGGACGATAACATGGTGCCCCAGGCCATGCAGCGGGCCATGACCGCGCCCATCCAGGCCAGCAAGCAGCACCTGAACGCACCCCTACAGAACATCCAACCTGCCAAAACCCATACCGGACTGGGCAGGTGCCCCGAGTGTGGGGACGAGAACCTGGTGCGTGAGGAAGGGTGCATGAAGTGCTACAGCTGTGGGTATAGCAAGTGCGGTTAG